A portion of the Poecile atricapillus isolate bPoeAtr1 chromosome 7, bPoeAtr1.hap1, whole genome shotgun sequence genome contains these proteins:
- the SRSF11 gene encoding serine/arginine-rich splicing factor 11 isoform X3, with the protein MSTVDPKLNHVAAGLVSPSLKSDTSSKEIEEAMKRVREAQSLISAAIEPDKKDEKRRHSRSRSRSRRRRTPSSSRHRRSRSRSRRRSHSKSRSRRRSKSPRRRRSHSRERSRRSRSTSKTRDKKKEEKEKKRSKTPPKSYSTTRRSRSTSRERRRRRSRSGTRSPKKPRSPKRKMSRSPSPRRHKKEKKKDKDKERSRDERERSTSKKKKSKDKEKDRDRKSESDKDVKQVTRDYDEEEQGYDSEKEKKEEKKVADAPSPKGKEPGAEKGSGDPGRESKVNGDDHHEEDMDMSD; encoded by the exons ATGAGCACAGTGGATCCAAA GTTGAACCATGTGGCTGCAGGTCTTGTGTCCCCCAGTCTGAAATCAGATACCTCCAGTAAAGAAATAGAAGAGGCCATGAAGAGAGTCCGAGAAGCACAGTCCTTAATTTCTGCTGCTATAGAGCCAG acaaaaaagatgaaaaacGAAGACATTCGAGGTCGAGGTCACGctcgaggaggaggaggacaccTTCCTCATCCAGACACAG ACGCTCCAGGAGCAGATCAAGGAGAAGATCCCATTCCAAATCCAGAAGCAGGAGGCGATCCAAAAGTCCGAGGAGGAGGAGATCTCATTCcagagagaggagcaggaggtcTCGGAGCACATCCAAAACCAG ggataaaaagaaagaagagaaagaaaagaaacgTTCTAAAACTCCCCCCAAAAGCTACAGCACAACCAGAAGATCCAGAAGCACAAGCAG AGAACGGCGGCGCAGGCGGAGCCGGAGCGGGACGCGCTCCCCGAAAAAGCCCAGGTCTCCCAAACGGAAAATGTCCCGGTCCCCGTCACCCAGAAG gcataaaaaggaaaagaagaaggatAAAGAcaaggagaggagcagagacGAGAGGGAACGGTCAACgagcaagaaaaagaagagcaaagaCAAGGAGAAGGACCGGGACCGGAAATCCGAGAGTGACAAGGATGTGAAA CAGGTCACAAGGGACTACGACGAGGAGGAACAGGGCTACGACAGcgagaaggagaagaaggaggagaagaaggtgGCGGATGCTCCCTCCCCCAAAGGGAAGGAGCCCGGAGCCGAGAAGGGCAGCGGGGATCCGGGCAGGGAATCCAAGGTGAACGGGGACGACCACCACGAGGAGGACATGGACATGAGCGACTGA